One genomic region from Halobacteriovorax sp. HLS encodes:
- a CDS encoding transketolase, whose protein sequence is MKTNDLIEKCEYLRKKVLDICLKAETGHVTSSMSCVEILATLYYKNYIRVNPENENDPQRDRFILSKAQASPLLYTILADLGYYDMKELDKFAQKDGIFGVHLQNTVPGVETTAGALGHGLGVGAGIALSAKMNRELYLTYVLLGDGELYEGSIWESMKFASHNRLNNLVGIIDRNYLCTLDFTENILALEPLEDKIKAFGWNCIRVDGHCIESLDKALSNLRSRPSSVPTMIIADTVKGKGVDVMSFRPLCHGVPPKGDDIEVAKKEVGL, encoded by the coding sequence ATGAAAACCAATGATTTAATTGAAAAATGTGAATATTTAAGAAAGAAAGTTTTGGATATTTGTCTAAAGGCAGAAACGGGGCATGTTACTTCCTCGATGTCATGTGTCGAAATATTAGCAACTCTGTATTATAAAAATTATATTAGAGTAAATCCAGAAAATGAAAATGATCCACAAAGAGATCGCTTTATTTTAAGTAAAGCTCAGGCCAGTCCTCTCCTCTATACCATTCTAGCCGATTTAGGTTATTACGATATGAAGGAATTAGATAAGTTTGCACAAAAAGATGGGATATTTGGTGTTCATCTTCAAAATACTGTTCCAGGTGTTGAAACAACAGCTGGGGCTCTAGGGCATGGGCTTGGAGTTGGTGCTGGTATTGCTCTAAGTGCAAAGATGAATAGAGAGTTATATTTAACTTATGTTCTTCTTGGAGATGGAGAGCTCTATGAAGGCTCCATTTGGGAGTCTATGAAATTTGCATCCCACAATAGATTAAATAATTTAGTAGGAATCATTGATCGTAATTACTTATGCACATTAGATTTTACTGAAAATATCTTAGCTTTAGAGCCTTTAGAGGATAAGATCAAAGCATTTGGTTGGAATTGTATTAGAGTAGATGGTCATTGTATTGAAAGCTTAGACAAAGCTCTTTCAAACCTAAGGTCAAGACCATCGTCTGTCCCGACTATGATTATTGCCGATACAGTAAAGGGAAAAGGGGTTGATGTAATGAGCTTTAGGCCATTATGTCACGGCGTTCCTCCAAAAGGTGACGATATTGAAGTTGCAAAAAAGGAAGTAGGACTATGA
- a CDS encoding transketolase family protein has protein sequence MITQRDSFWDELYELAKVDRDIIIVSADMGAPSLDKFRTNLPSQFVHTGIAEQNSILVASGLAKEGKKVFVYAIASFLTLNCIEKIRVQNSMMNFPINLVGVGAGFSYPDSGPTHHLLEDISVMRALPNITIYSPADSNVSKALARNFNNLAGTNYFRLERQPRDILYKEDVILEDGMSELVHGEDLLIISTGITTSIASEIIENNKNLSIGLLDIFKIPLNKEKLIEIVSRYKKVLTYEEHFLEGGLGSAILEVLSDNEVYVPVKRVGIPVSKGFSYTYGGREEIHKYYEIDKETVESKIRNWIL, from the coding sequence ATGATTACTCAAAGAGATTCTTTTTGGGATGAGCTTTATGAACTTGCTAAAGTTGATAGGGATATTATTATAGTAAGTGCTGATATGGGAGCTCCTTCCTTAGATAAGTTTAGAACAAATCTTCCAAGCCAGTTTGTTCACACAGGAATTGCTGAACAAAACTCAATCTTAGTCGCTTCAGGCCTGGCAAAAGAAGGAAAGAAAGTATTTGTATATGCTATAGCCTCTTTTTTAACTCTAAACTGTATTGAAAAGATAAGAGTTCAAAATTCCATGATGAACTTTCCTATTAATCTTGTCGGTGTTGGCGCAGGGTTTAGTTATCCAGATTCCGGTCCAACTCATCACTTGCTAGAAGATATTTCAGTAATGAGGGCACTGCCTAATATTACAATTTATTCACCAGCGGATTCAAATGTTTCAAAGGCACTTGCAAGGAACTTTAACAATCTTGCAGGAACGAATTATTTCAGACTTGAGAGACAGCCTAGAGACATTCTTTATAAAGAAGATGTCATTTTGGAGGATGGAATGAGTGAGCTTGTTCATGGTGAGGACTTGTTAATCATTTCAACTGGAATAACGACTTCAATAGCTAGTGAAATAATAGAGAATAATAAAAACTTATCTATAGGCCTTTTAGATATTTTCAAAATACCTTTAAATAAAGAAAAGCTTATAGAAATTGTCAGTCGCTATAAAAAAGTACTTACTTACGAAGAACATTTCTTAGAAGGTGGCCTAGGTAGTGCAATTCTTGAAGTACTTTCTGATAATGAAGTATATGTACCAGTTAAAAGAGTTGGGATACCAGTTTCAAAAGGTTTTTCGTATACATATGGTGGTAGAGAAGAAATTCATAAGTATTATGAAATTGATAAAGAAACAGTAGAAAGTAAGATAAGAAATTGGATATTGTAG
- a CDS encoding sugar phosphate nucleotidyltransferase — protein MNNNHDTQIVILCGGQGNRFLNIDESIPKCLYPIKEKAFIRYMIEQLQSQGFIKFTFLLGDRYELFIDEFKEEFNFKHFNYILEETPLGTGGAILNFFNLNPQYESILVINGDTFIKEDFERVIKRTEQSTILLCNNFKKDSASGAVQISAKKILSFNEKSNSGSYLNTGIYLLNRNLFHGSNGQFSLEKNILEPNISSFQYVVSSNLFYDIGTTEGFERTKLYIESIT, from the coding sequence ATGAATAACAATCATGATACTCAAATTGTTATTCTATGTGGAGGACAGGGCAATCGGTTCCTAAATATTGATGAGTCAATTCCAAAATGCTTATATCCAATTAAGGAGAAAGCATTTATTCGATATATGATAGAACAGCTCCAGTCCCAAGGATTTATAAAATTCACTTTCCTATTAGGCGACAGATACGAACTATTTATAGATGAATTTAAAGAAGAATTCAATTTCAAGCACTTTAACTATATTTTAGAAGAAACTCCGCTAGGTACAGGTGGTGCCATACTTAACTTCTTCAATTTAAATCCTCAATATGAAAGTATTTTAGTTATTAATGGCGACACCTTTATAAAAGAAGATTTTGAGAGGGTGATTAAAAGAACAGAACAATCAACCATTCTCTTATGTAACAACTTTAAAAAAGATAGTGCAAGCGGAGCTGTTCAAATCAGCGCTAAAAAAATACTCTCTTTTAATGAAAAGAGCAATAGTGGCAGCTATTTAAACACTGGCATCTATCTATTAAATAGGAACCTATTTCATGGCTCCAATGGTCAGTTTTCATTAGAAAAAAATATTCTAGAACCAAATATATCTTCATTTCAATACGTTGTGAGTTCAAATCTATTTTACGATATAGGGACAACAGAAGGTTTTGAACGTACTAAATTGTACATTGAATCTATAACTTAA
- a CDS encoding NAD(P)-dependent oxidoreductase: protein MNILVTGGAGYIGSKLCEKLISEGHKVTVIDSLYYNQEIPHYFESQKIEFIHTDIRDKDLLEYHIQNQDVIIPLACLVGAPLCEQLPNDAKLINQDIIKWICDLSQKEQRIIFPTTNSGYGTKSNEIECDEATPLTPISLYGRTKSNAENIIHNRGNAISLRLATVFGTSYRTRFDLLVNDFVETAYNKSELILFEHHFIRNYIHINDVVECFIFCIKNFDQMNNNIFNVGLNNANLTKLDLANKIRAHLPDTKISLNEFSKDPDKRNYIVSNEKIKSFGFQAQKSLSHGILEVIEYLNSGGKIHRNI, encoded by the coding sequence ATGAATATTCTAGTCACTGGTGGAGCCGGATATATTGGTTCCAAGCTATGCGAAAAATTAATTTCAGAAGGTCACAAAGTAACTGTAATAGACTCTCTATACTATAATCAGGAAATTCCTCATTATTTTGAAAGTCAAAAAATTGAATTTATCCACACTGATATTCGTGACAAAGACTTATTAGAATATCATATTCAAAATCAAGATGTAATAATCCCTCTTGCATGCTTAGTAGGTGCCCCATTATGTGAACAACTCCCTAATGATGCGAAACTCATAAACCAAGATATAATAAAGTGGATATGTGATCTTTCACAAAAAGAACAAAGAATAATTTTTCCAACAACGAATAGTGGCTATGGTACAAAATCAAATGAAATAGAATGTGACGAAGCAACCCCTTTGACACCAATCAGTCTCTACGGAAGAACAAAATCAAATGCTGAGAACATTATTCACAATAGAGGGAATGCCATCTCCTTAAGACTTGCCACAGTATTTGGAACTTCATATAGGACTCGTTTTGATTTATTAGTAAACGATTTTGTAGAAACTGCGTATAATAAAAGTGAGCTGATTCTTTTTGAACATCATTTTATTAGAAATTACATTCATATAAATGATGTCGTTGAATGCTTTATTTTTTGCATTAAGAATTTTGATCAAATGAATAACAATATTTTTAATGTGGGTTTAAATAACGCTAATCTTACCAAGCTTGATCTTGCAAACAAGATAAGAGCACATTTACCAGATACTAAAATCTCATTAAATGAATTTAGTAAAGATCCAGACAAAAGGAACTATATTGTGTCTAACGAAAAGATTAAGTCATTCGGATTTCAAGCCCAGAAGAGTCTTTCACATGGTATACTTGAAGTTATTGAATATTTAAATTCTGGCGGTAAAATTCATAGAAATATATGA
- a CDS encoding dTDP-4-dehydrorhamnose 3,5-epimerase family protein — translation MKVNKTELDGVLEIDIECFKDHRGEYIETYNEQIYKDNGVEVNFVQDDYSRSKKGVFRGIHGDKVTWKLVSCLQGSIKLVVVNCKKGDKNFGKHEIFDLSQDNHKQVLIPPGYGNGHYVETEEAIFHYKQSTYYEPSLQFSYRYDEKEFNITWPVGFNPITSKRDS, via the coding sequence ATGAAAGTGAATAAAACCGAACTTGATGGTGTACTTGAAATTGATATTGAATGCTTTAAAGATCATAGAGGGGAATACATTGAAACATATAATGAACAAATATACAAAGACAATGGAGTAGAAGTTAATTTCGTACAAGATGATTATTCTAGATCAAAGAAAGGAGTGTTTAGAGGTATTCATGGGGATAAGGTTACATGGAAACTCGTTTCATGTCTTCAAGGCAGTATTAAACTTGTTGTCGTTAACTGCAAGAAGGGCGATAAGAACTTTGGAAAGCATGAAATATTTGATTTGTCGCAAGACAATCATAAACAGGTTTTAATTCCTCCAGGATATGGGAATGGTCACTATGTAGAAACAGAAGAAGCAATATTTCATTATAAGCAATCAACTTACTATGAGCCTTCTCTACAATTTTCATATAGATATGATGAAAAAGAATTCAATATCACTTGGCCAGTAGGATTTAATCCGATTACTTCCAAAAGAGATTCTTAG